The Streptococcus sp. VT 162 genome has a window encoding:
- a CDS encoding glyoxalase: MDYQAVIPEFVVSDLEKSRHFYCDLLGFSVEYERPEEKFLFLSLEDCQLMLEEGSTEELAQLTYPFGRGVNISFGIEDVPQLHQKLLEANYPIYRPLTKRTFRVGDHYIYPHEFAVLDPDGYFLRFSE, from the coding sequence ATGGACTATCAAGCTGTCATTCCTGAATTTGTAGTATCTGACCTCGAAAAGTCACGCCACTTCTACTGCGATTTGCTGGGATTTTCTGTCGAATACGAGCGTCCAGAGGAGAAATTTCTCTTCCTCTCGCTTGAAGACTGCCAACTTATGCTAGAAGAAGGCAGCACAGAAGAATTAGCCCAACTAACCTATCCTTTCGGGCGCGGTGTCAATATTTCCTTTGGTATTGAAGATGTCCCTCAGCTCCACCAAAAACTGCTGGAGGCCAACTATCCTATTTATCGTCCTTTGACTAAGAGAACATTTCGTGTTGGGGATCACTACATCTATCCTCACGAATTTGCAGTCTTGGATCCAGATGGCTATTTTTTAAGATTTAGCGAATAG
- a CDS encoding xanthine phosphoribosyltransferase (Catalyzes the transfer of the phosphoribosyl moiety from 5-phospho--D-ribosyl-1-pyrophosphate (PRib-PP) to the 6-oxo-guanine and -xanthine) — MKLLEERILQDGHILGDNILKVDSFLTHQVDYRLMREIGKVFAEKFASAGITKVVTIEASGIAPAVFTAEALDVPMIFAKKAKNITMNEGILTAEVYSFTKQVTSTVSIAGKFLSPEDKVLIIDDFLANGQAAKGLIQIIEQAGAKVEAIGIVIEKSFQDGRDLLEKAGYPVLSLARLERFENGQVVFKEADL, encoded by the coding sequence ATGAAATTATTAGAAGAGCGCATCCTTCAGGATGGGCATATCTTGGGGGACAACATCCTCAAGGTAGATTCCTTTTTAACCCACCAGGTTGACTATCGTTTGATGCGGGAGATTGGTAAAGTTTTTGCGGAAAAATTCGCATCTGCTGGCATTACCAAGGTTGTAACCATTGAAGCTTCAGGGATCGCCCCAGCTGTTTTTACAGCTGAAGCCTTAGACGTTCCCATGATTTTCGCAAAGAAAGCTAAAAACATCACCATGAACGAAGGCATCTTAACTGCTGAGGTTTACTCCTTTACCAAGCAGGTGACGAGCACGGTTTCCATCGCTGGGAAATTCCTCTCACCTGAGGACAAGGTCTTGATTATCGATGATTTCCTAGCAAATGGACAAGCTGCCAAAGGCTTGATCCAAATCATCGAACAGGCAGGAGCAAAAGTCGAAGCCATCGGTATTGTTATCGAAAAATCCTTCCAGGATGGTCGTGATTTGCTCGAGAAAGCTGGCTATCCAGTTCTATCACTCGCTCGTTTGGAACGTTTTGAAAACGGTCAGGTCGTATTTAAGGAGGCAGATCTCTAA